The genomic window CCGACTGCCCATGATCTACGCCGCCGCCTGGGATGTCACCCAAGACGGAAAGTATCGCCAACTATGGCGGCGTTACGTCGCCGAGGCGGTGAAGCAATCCGCCAATCCCGACCAAAACACACCCGCGTATGCGATCTTGCAAATGCAGTGTTCCCTGGAACTGCTGCATCAGTTGGAACCAGATCCAAAGCTAAAATCGCAAATCCAAGACGTGATGCAACACCTGGCAAGCATCGCGGAAGAACGTTCGGCTCGCGTCGCAGTCCAACTCACGCACAAGACCGCGGAAGAAATGAAAATGCTGGGGCCGGACTGGCGTCACGTCGACCGCTGGATCAACCAGAACGAATATGCCAACCCGCAGTGGGGAAAATACCGAGAGGTGTGGCAGCTCACACGCGAAGCCGGTGAAGCGGCCATGGTGCCATTGATGGTGGAAGCCCCGATCCTGACCTCTGAACAAAAGCAACGGTTGCGGGACCTGATCCGGAACACCGATTACTCGCACAACTCCAGTTGCGGGATCATTTATCACCAGGGTGCTTACTGGAAATCCCGCTTGACCAACAACCTCTGACTGGAGCGAAATGCTCTTTGTCAACACGACTCGAAAGATTCGAAAAGCGGCACAGCGAATCCATCCGACTCGTCGCGTCATGAAACGAACGGATCATCGAGAGTGAAGCGTTTGCGGCTCTTCGCAGGCCCGAATGGTTCAGGTAAGTCGACGATCAAAAACAATCCTGCTATTCAACCAGAGTGGTTAGAAGTACAGGTCAATCACGACGAAATTGAACTGGAACTCCGGACTGCAGGATTCATTGATCTCAGTTGCATCGGCATCGAAATAACTCCCGATGAGTTGAACGTTGGATATCAGTCATCCAATCACTGGGGAATCCGCGAATTGGACAGCAAAACAACTTTCGAAGTGGGGCCACCAAACCATCTTTTCTTTCGCACTTCCAATCTCACATCCTACCACGCGTCATGGATCGCTGGGTATTTTCGCGACCGCTTGATCCTTGAAGGAAAATCACTCGCGACCGAGTCGGTCATGTCCCATCACTCCAAGATTGAGTTGCTTCAACAAACCGAACGAGCTGGCTACCGAAACTACCTCTACTTTGTTGCTACATCTGACGAAGAAATCAACTTGGACCAAGTTCGACTTCGGGTTGCACACGGTGGGCACGACGTGCCGGAACAAAAGATCCGAGAACGCTAAGCAGGTCGGCAGGAGTCTTTCGGCATTTGGACTGTTTCGGTAAGCGTCGTTGCTCCCACGTACAACCGGGGCGAACGCCCAAACGGCTCACATGATGATGCCCGATCATTCCTGCCGACCTGCTTACCATCGCTCCATCGCATTGCTTGGGAAAGCACTGCACCACGTCTATCGCGGTTACGTTTTTGACAACTCGGGAGCAGAGCCCGAACTGATTGCCGAACGAACCCCACAAGGCACCGTTGAATTGCGATCGCGTACCATTCCACAATGGTTTGCTGATGCGGTTTGGAACCAGTCGACTTCCGACAAAATCTGCTCCTTGAGCAACCATTCCTGACGGACGGCCTTCCTATCATTCATCCCTGAGGCTGGAGAAGAACTCGGCACTTGGTGATTCGGGTAGCGAGGCTTTCCAATCTGCCAACTGCTTCGACAGCTTCGAGACAACATCCGCTTGCGAGTCTTTCAAATCAGTTGACTCGTAGGGGTCGGACACAATGTCATACAACTCCACGTAGCTCGAATCTTCGTTTGCCAACAGCTTCCAAGATTCATGCACCACGCAGAAAGACGCCCAGTGATGCGGACGAGATTTCGTGGCCGGCCAACGAGCCCCGATCTTCCAGAACAAGGGCTTGGAACGGCCGGACGTTGCTTCGCCTTGCAAAGACGCGACCTGACTGACCCCGTCGGCAACATACGTTTCCGGCAGGTCGACTCCCCCAACCTCGCAAAACGTGGGCAAGAGGTCGACGGCGCTGATCATGACAGAATCATTTGACTCCCCCGACGCGACGTGCCCAGGCCAACGGACGATGAACGGCACGTTGACACCGCCTTCGAACAGCGACGCCTTGTACCCTTTCCGCCCCGCCGTGATTCCTTTGGCAGCGCCGATGCCAAACCCGGCTCCGGTCGCGGTGTCGTAACTCAGTTCCAACTTCGAGTTGGCCGATCCACGCGCGGGACCGTTGTCGGAACTGAAAATGACCAATGTCTCCTCGGTGAGTTCCAACCGGTCCAAGGCGTCCAAGACTTCGCCGATTCGATCGTCTGCGTGCGACAACACCGCGGCATAAATCTCATCGGCATCACTCAATCCGAGCTCACGAAAACGCCAGCGGTACTTTGGAATCACGTGGAACGGTGTGTGCGGTTCATGAATCCATAAGTTCACGAAGAACGGCTTGCCCTCGGATTGCGCCGCTTCGATGAACCGAATCGTCTCGACCGCATCTTCGTGCACCGGCATCTGCTCGCCCGAGCAATTGAACGCACCGTACTGATCGTATCCGTAAGCCGCCGGTGTGGGCGAATCAGGAATCATGTCGTTGGACAGGTGCCATTTGCCGAAGTGCGCTGTTCGGTAGCCACCCGATTGCAGCAACCTCGGCAGCGTCACCGCGCTGGGATCCAACCAATCCGGCATGTTCCGCTTCGCGTTGCTGGGCACCCAAGCGAAGTGCCCATCAATGTTATGACGTGCCGGAAAGTGTCCCGTCATCACCGCCGTTCGACTCGGTGAACAAACACCGCTGGCAACCGTGAAGCGTTGAAAATCCGTTCCCTCGCGAGCCAAGCGATCGATGTTTGGCGTTTGAACATACGGATGCCCATGACAAGACAGATCGCCCCACCCCCAGTCATCCGCGAAAATGAACAAGATGTTTGGCTTGCTCGGTTGCTCAACCGCGGAGGAACCTTCCGCGGCGGACACCTTCCGTTCCGCCATGGCAACGCCACCGAAAATCAACATCCCCACAACCAGGCAACTGAGCCACTTCATTCGTCCACCGACAACCGTTTGATTCCACATTTGATTTTGTTCCGACCCCTGAGTGTGTGATTGTTTCGAACCAGTCAAACGGACTGGCCCCCGCCGTGGAGTTCACAACCGAGACTCACGACACGCTAATCCATCTCGCCGCCCAATGCATCAACCTCGCGAAACGACGCGAGTCGCAAATGGGTTTCGCCGCGACGCAAACCTTGCTCGATCTCCCTCGATACAGACCCAAAATGCCCCTGGTGAAAACCCCGCCGGCACTCCAGATGAGCCATGCCAAACTCAAGCAATCCGATGGCCAGCCAAGCAGAAGCGGCATTCCATCGCTATCACACCCCGCTGGTGCGATGGATCCGAAACCATGAACATGCCCCGGCAGCGAATTTTTCGTCGCAGTGCCTGGCATGCCTTCGAAACGGATAACCTCGAGGGTGGCGACTTCCGCGTCTGACAAAACTTCGGACCGCTGCACGGACGCAAGTTTATTTCTCCCCCACACACGAACCTCGCATGACCACTCCATCCAACCTGGAAACGATGCTGGAACTGTCTCACTTTCTGGGGGACGAACAGCGTCATCTCGCGATCCTGGGCGAGGGCAACACGTCTACAAAGGTCGATGACGAAATCTTCCTCGTCAAAGCCAGTGGCAGTTGCTTGCAAACACTCTCACCCGACGACACGGTCGCGTGCCGTTTCGATGCGTTGCTGCCAACGCTGAAGGAACAACGACTCAGCGACGAGGAGATTGAACAGCGATTGCTGGCGAGTCGCGTTGACCCCACCGCGAAGAAACCCTCCATCGAGACGCTCTTTCACGCGTACCTTTTGTCATTGCCTGAAATTGCGTTTGTCGGTCACACGCACAGCATTGCCATCAACCAAATCTTGTGTTCACCAATGGCAGAAACCTTCGCCAAACGCCGCTTGTTTCCAGATGAAGTGGTGTGCTGCGGCGCCCGTTCGGTGCTGGTGCCCTACGTCGATCCAGGATTGAGGCTGTCACTGGAAATTCGCGAAAAGACAGAGGCCTTCCAGAAAGAAACGGGCGCTCTGCCACGGATCATCCTGCTGCAGAACCACGGCGTGATCGCGATCGGAAAGACAGCCGGCGCTGTCAAGGCAGCCATGCTGATGGCCCACAAAGCCGCCACCATTTTCGTGGGGGCGGCATCGCTCGGCGGACCAACGTTCATGAGCGAACACGACGTCCTCCGAATCGCCGGACGAACCGATGAACACTACCGACAAAAGGCTCTGCAACTTTGAGCCTTGGACGGACGGCGCAAGCGTGAACCAACCTGAACCGAACCAAAAGGGCTCAACGAAGAAGCCCAATCACCCAAGACACTCAATCACTCGCCGGAATCGAGCTCTTTCCTCGCAGCGTTTCCAATCTGTTGCTGTTCGGTGCGGTATTCACCGGGTGATTGTCCGGTCTCTCGCTTGAACACCGCGCCCAGACTTTCCTTGTGACTGTAGCCAGCCAGCGGAGCGATCTGCTCCAAGGTCATTTCGGTTTCGGTCAACAGTTGCCGGACGCGTTCCAACTGCGTCATCGTGATTTGTTTGTGTGGGGTGTGACCGAGCACATCGCGGAACCGCCGCTCGAGCTGTCGGCGAGACAAAGTGGTGAACTCCACCACGTCACCGACGTTGATTCCCGTGCACGCATTCTGACGAATGAAACGACAAACCCGTGCCAACTCCGCATCCTCCACCGCAATCACTTTGGTCGAGAGTCGCTCGGTAACGGAGATCGGAGTGATTCGCTCCAC from Rhodopirellula islandica includes these protein-coding regions:
- a CDS encoding sulfatase family protein, giving the protein MAERKVSAAEGSSAVEQPSKPNILFIFADDWGWGDLSCHGHPYVQTPNIDRLAREGTDFQRFTVASGVCSPSRTAVMTGHFPARHNIDGHFAWVPSNAKRNMPDWLDPSAVTLPRLLQSGGYRTAHFGKWHLSNDMIPDSPTPAAYGYDQYGAFNCSGEQMPVHEDAVETIRFIEAAQSEGKPFFVNLWIHEPHTPFHVIPKYRWRFRELGLSDADEIYAAVLSHADDRIGEVLDALDRLELTEETLVIFSSDNGPARGSANSKLELSYDTATGAGFGIGAAKGITAGRKGYKASLFEGGVNVPFIVRWPGHVASGESNDSVMISAVDLLPTFCEVGGVDLPETYVADGVSQVASLQGEATSGRSKPLFWKIGARWPATKSRPHHWASFCVVHESWKLLANEDSSYVELYDIVSDPYESTDLKDSQADVVSKLSKQLADWKASLPESPSAEFFSSLRDE
- a CDS encoding class II aldolase/adducin family protein — protein: MTTPSNLETMLELSHFLGDEQRHLAILGEGNTSTKVDDEIFLVKASGSCLQTLSPDDTVACRFDALLPTLKEQRLSDEEIEQRLLASRVDPTAKKPSIETLFHAYLLSLPEIAFVGHTHSIAINQILCSPMAETFAKRRLFPDEVVCCGARSVLVPYVDPGLRLSLEIREKTEAFQKETGALPRIILLQNHGVIAIGKTAGAVKAAMLMAHKAATIFVGAASLGGPTFMSEHDVLRIAGRTDEHYRQKALQL